From the Thermococcus sp. M36 genome, the window GGGCCTCCATCTCGTCCACTTTGTATCACCGAGATATGAACGCCCCGTTTCCCCTTAAACCTTTCCACGCAGGAAAAACCTTTTTATTCTGTGCACACCCTACCTCTACGGTGGGCCCATGCTGGAGCTGGGGAAGTACATCAACATCTCGGACGACATCTTCGTGGTCAAGAATCTCATAGGATCAATCCTGCAGGGTGTGGGCATCGCGTACCTCTTTCCGGTGCTCATCGTGTGGTTCTATCCGGATGAAATCAAATACGCGATCTACTTCGCAGTTCCGGGGGTCTTCTCAATACTGCTCGGTGCGTGGCTCGGCAGGCACATGGGAAAGATTGAAGACGTAAACCTCAGACAGGCCATGGTGTCCGCGGCGTTTACATGGCTTTTCGCTTCCCTTGTAAGCGTGGTTCCCTTCATATACATCGCCAACATGTCCTTCATTGACTCATATTTTGAGAGCATGAGTGCATGGACTGGAACCGGCCTCACCATGATGAGCAACCTGGAGAGCTACCCCCACGTAATACTCTTCTGGAGGGCATGGATGCAGTGGTTGGGCGGGATAGGCATAGTCCTCGTGGCCCTCACTATCCTCATACGGCCTGGGGTCGCTGCGGCGAGGCTCTACAGGGCCGAGGCCAGAAGCGAGAGGATACTTCCCAACCTCGTCAACACGTCAAAGGTGATATTTGAGATATACTTTGTCCTGACTCTGGTCGGGGTATACCTGTACTACATCAACGGCATGCCCCTCTTCGACGCGCTCATACACTCAATGACCGGGCTTGGAACGGGTGGTATGAGCAGCCATGACCTCAGCATAGGGTACTTCAACAGCACCTCGATCGAGGCCGTAACGATATTTCTAATGATAATGGGTGCAGTGAACTTTACCGTCCATTATAAGGTTTTCAGGGACAGAAGCCTCGGACACTTTTTTGAGGACGTCCAGGTAAGGTACATGTTCTTCTTCATTCTCCCCGCAATAGCGATAATCGCCCTTAGCCTCACGGGAATGGGGGACGCGATAGGAGACGCCCTGAGGCAGGCGGTGTTCCATGCCGTCTCTGCGATAACGTGTACGGGGTTCGGCATAGCCGACCTGAGCAAGTACCCCGAGCTCGGTAAGTTTATGCTGGGAATTCTGATGGTAATCGGTGGAGGCGCCGGAAGCACCGCGGGAGGTATAAAACTCATACGCGTCACCCTAATGTATGAGAGCCTAAAATGGACGATCCAGAGCGCCATTCTGCCCCGCGGGGCAGTCATAAAGAGGAAAGTCGGTAATTACGTCTTCACAGAGGAGGACGTTCAGGAGGTCATGAGCTTCACCATGACGTACTTTGCGATACTGCTCTTCGGGACGATCTACACCATGATGAGGCTAGGCACGACGCTCGCAGACTCCTTTTTTGAGATAGCGTCTGCCCAGGGAAACGTCGGGCTGAGCGTGGGCATAACGTCACCCCACCTCCCGGTCGATATGAAGATCCTGCTCATACTCCACATGTGGGTCGGCAGGCTTGAGATATTCTCCACCCTCGTGCTCATCATAAGCGTTTTCTTCCTGGCCCCCAGGGTGGTGAAGGGCAGATGAAGGTCATCAGAGTGGAGGGTGTGAGCTTCCGCTACAGGCGGGCGGAGAGATACTCCCTGAAGGACGTCAGCTTTGAGGTCAGAAAAGGGGAATTCCTTGGGATCATAGGCCCCAGCGGAAGCGGAAAGTCCACTCTCTGCCTGACGCTCAACGGGATAATTCCCAACCTGATAAAGGGGGAGTTTTCCGGGGACATCGTGATCAGGGATCCCCGGACAGGTGAGGAATACAACACCCGGGAGACCCCCGTCTCGGAGCTCTCCACAGTGGTGGGGCTGATTCTCCAAAACCCTGAGAGCCA encodes:
- a CDS encoding TrkH family potassium uptake protein — protein: MLELGKYINISDDIFVVKNLIGSILQGVGIAYLFPVLIVWFYPDEIKYAIYFAVPGVFSILLGAWLGRHMGKIEDVNLRQAMVSAAFTWLFASLVSVVPFIYIANMSFIDSYFESMSAWTGTGLTMMSNLESYPHVILFWRAWMQWLGGIGIVLVALTILIRPGVAAARLYRAEARSERILPNLVNTSKVIFEIYFVLTLVGVYLYYINGMPLFDALIHSMTGLGTGGMSSHDLSIGYFNSTSIEAVTIFLMIMGAVNFTVHYKVFRDRSLGHFFEDVQVRYMFFFILPAIAIIALSLTGMGDAIGDALRQAVFHAVSAITCTGFGIADLSKYPELGKFMLGILMVIGGGAGSTAGGIKLIRVTLMYESLKWTIQSAILPRGAVIKRKVGNYVFTEEDVQEVMSFTMTYFAILLFGTIYTMMRLGTTLADSFFEIASAQGNVGLSVGITSPHLPVDMKILLILHMWVGRLEIFSTLVLIISVFFLAPRVVKGR